TCAGCACGTTCCCAGGCTTTAAGCAGCAAATGCCCGGCCATGGAGGTAAACGGCCCCATGCCCATCCCACGTGTGCCAAAGGCACGCAGTTCACGGGCACGGGAGGCCCTGGCAGCAGCATCAGCAAGCACAAACAGGTAGCGATGCATAAAGAGAAGTTGCACCGCAAGCGGATGCGGCATGCCGAGACGTTCCAACGCCTCGCAGACCGCCGTGAAACCGGTGACCGCCACCAGTATGACTGCAGCAGTTACGGTCAGCGTAGCACGCAGCACAATGGATGCACAGGACAGCCAGCCACCACTGACTGCAAAGGACCCGAGGTAAATCTGAATCTCCCGGTCAAACAAGGGGTTGAATATGCCGATTGCAGCGGCAAACGGAATTACCAGGGCAACCTTGCGAGCAATAAATACTGCCGGCAGATCCGCCAGCACCACCACCGCCACCGGGAACAGAAAGAACGGTACCATTGCACTCAGTTCATACCGGCCAAACGATACAACCGTCACAATGAATATCAGTACCACCAGCACCTTGGCCCTGGCATCAAGGCGGTGGATACGCGTATCCCGGACAGCAAGCTGGTCCAGCTGCCGAAAGTCCAGCATTGCCCCTTCTATGGTTGCCATGACCGCCCGCAGCCCTTCACGCCGTTGCTCTGACCCGTTTCAGCAGGGCTCCTCCCAACATGAGCAGCAGCAGGGTGATCATCACGCCGACGAGTCCGGCCAGGCTGGTTCCGGCTGTTTCAGCAGCACGGCTTGCAGGAGCCTGCGCTTCAGCTACAGCAGGATGTTTGAAGGCATAGTCCGGCAGGAATGAAACCGTTTCCTGCAGACCGGCCAGCCAGCTATGCAAGCGGT
Above is a window of Trichlorobacter lovleyi SZ DNA encoding:
- the cbiQ gene encoding cobalt ECF transporter T component CbiQ, producing MATIEGAMLDFRQLDQLAVRDTRIHRLDARAKVLVVLIFIVTVVSFGRYELSAMVPFFLFPVAVVVLADLPAVFIARKVALVIPFAAAIGIFNPLFDREIQIYLGSFAVSGGWLSCASIVLRATLTVTAAVILVAVTGFTAVCEALERLGMPHPLAVQLLFMHRYLFVLADAAARASRARELRAFGTRGMGMGPFTSMAGHLLLKAWERAERIHMAMLARGFQGTFHLQRGSGFGLPELSFLVSWTALFMILRFTNIPLSIGHAVTAFFNAGRLMP